The Novipirellula aureliae sequence TAAGGATTGATTTTGAATACCCCCTTACTTGGTAGACGCCTGAAGTCGTTGCGATGTTTATGGCTCTCGAGTCTGTGATTTTTTAGAGACCAGACGAAGTCACCGTATCTATCGTAGCGAAAATGGCCAAGTCATTCGGCTTTCGGACGTCTTTTTAGAGCCTTGACGAAACCCTTGGCGAGTTTCGCTACAAAAACGAGCCGAATTCCGGGCCTTGGTTCGTAGCTGCGACTTCAGCCGTCTCCGTTATTTTGGGGAGAGTGAAGTCTTGAATACGAATGGGTTAGGTGCCCCAACGGCTCAGTTTCTGTCGAAACAGCCAAATACGGTTACGAGCCAGCGAGCCCTTCCGGCAAGATACCTTTGGCAACCTCATCATCCCATTGGTCCATCAGCGGCCAACTTTCAGCGAGTGTTCCAAAGTCGGCCATCTGTAAATAACCACGAACACGATCGATGGTTCGGTTGAGAAAATCGTTATCCTTCGCAAAGATCGGGCCATGACTTGGTGCAAGCCATTTCACATCGCTATCGCGAATCCGTTCGAGTGATTGAATGAACGCCTTGATGTCGCTACCGTGATGTGCCGCAATCGCACCAATACACCCGTCGCGGTAGATATTGTCACCGCTGAGTAACAAATCACCATGGCGAAACGCTAATTGGCTATTCGTATGGCCGGGCGTGTGCCAAACTTCAAGTTCGAGCTTTCCGACGCGAAGGATGTCACCATCATTGACCTCGTGTTCGATCTCAACAGGCGGCATCGTCAGATGCAAATTCTGTGCTTTGATCTCGGCCAAGGTCACCAACGTATCACCGGTTCGAAGCGGCTGAACGGCATTGGGGTGTCCCGTCGCGGTCGTCTTGAGAATCTGCTTAATCTTTGCCAAACCTTGGATGTGATCCACATCTGCATGGGTGGCAACGACGGTTTTACAACGAGAAAGCGGGAAATCGATTAGGCGAATGATTTCAACGAAATCTTCTACGGTTTCCTCATACCCAATATCAATAAGTAGCCACTCGTCTTGATCATACACCAAATAAACGTTGCATCCGAGCACTTCTCCGGCCTGAAAGTTGAGTTCAATGACACCTGGATAAATCGGTTTTCGAGTAAGCATGTAGTAAAGAGATTTTCTGAAGGTGATTGAGAAAAGGAACGAGGAATACCCTCACCCGACGCATCAGCGATTCGGCGAATGGATTTCTCGGCTAGGCGTCGGACGGTTAAAAGGAGCAAACCGCGTTGCATTCTACAGCATATCCTCTTCCTCGTCGCCGGAACCAGGGCTTCCGAGACGAGAGACGCATGAATCGGCTAAAGTCTTGGCTTTCCGACAGGTTGGAGGCGGGCCTGTCGGTGATTTCCATCATGAGAAGAGGTGTAAAACGCGGCTAAATTCTGGATTCGAACGCCAATATTTGGGCCAATCCTTCACGATAGGTGGGGTAGTCCAGCTTGTTGAGTAGATCGTTCTTTAAGCGCCGATTCCAAATTCTCTTGTTGCTTTCCGAACGCTGGCTACGACTCGATTCAGCGGAGGGGGGCACAAAAGTGGGATTCGGGGCGTGGGTTTGACGTGCGATTTCGCGGTAAAATTCGGCTCGCCGCATCGGCTGATCATCACAGACCGCGTAGACGCGCCGCTTGGCATTTTCCCATGTCGAATGGACCGCTCGAGCTGCGTCATGGACGTGAATCAGATTCAAGAAACCGTCCTTGTCGGACGCGATCGGCCGTCCCTCAACCACGGAAGCAATTCTCGGAACTCGGTCCGGTCCATAAATCCCGGCCAAACGCAAAATCGTCCAAGCGGAATTCGGGCGGAAACGATGTAGCATGGACTCGGCTTCCAAATGTACTTTTCCCCCTACTCGAGTTGGACGAGTCGGTGACCGCTCATCAACCCAGCGACCATCGGTCTGGTGGTACACGCCGGTGGTCGAGATGTAACAAACATTCACGTTGTCATCGATCACACTTAGTAAATTACGAAACCCACCAACCTGGGAATCATAGCGCGACATACCGCAATCGGAATCGTAACTGACAGCGACCAAAACCCGGCCGACTTTGGGCAACCGCTTGAGGGATCTACGGTCGGTCCAATCCGCGACAACAGGCTGAAAACCCTGCTCTTCGAGACGCCGCCTCCGCGACGTAACACGCGTGGTTGCGTAGACTTGCCCTCCCGTCTGGGTCGCTAATCGACCATATATCTGCCCTAAATACCCACAGCCAAATATCAGAACGCTCGAATCGAAGTCGCTGGGCTCCGAATGAGTCGGTTCTAGCGATGTTTCGGATTTGCTAGGCAAACGACTATAATGGCAGCCAGGTTGGCTTATTTGGGAAACCAAATTTTTGCTTTCTTTACATCAAGGCTATAATGATCAACGACTTCATTTTCTACCCGTTTATCAAAACCTTCCGCAAAAAAGGATTTCGATTGAGTTTGTCATTGTATCGTACTAACAAACCGTCGCCACCGTTCGCTGGGACACCGTTAAAGGGGGCACATTTAAATGGGGGAATAACTCGTTCGATTTGTGCTCTTTTCTGGATCCTGTTCATTCTTTCAGCGCCAAATTCCAAATTGGCGGTCGGCCAAGATTTTCCAGGCAATGGCTCCACCGCAGGGACTCGCGTATCCCTACCTGCTGAGCTCGAACCATTGCTGGCTGCAGGCGGCGTTCCCCAAACCCTTGAACAGCTGCGAGTTCTCGAAAAGCAACAGCAACGGGTGGCCAACTTGGCCGCGAAATGCACCGTCAGTGTCCAAATCGGTTCGGCACAGGGTTGTGGCGTCATCGTTTCCGATTCAGGGTACATTTTAACAGCTGCTCATGTTGCCATGCGTCCCAACAAAACCGCGGTCATAAAATTGTCGGACGGACGGATCGTGACGGCAACGACGCGTGGGCTATACCGCAGTGTCGATGCGGGACTCATCAAAATAAACGAGGGACAAGACGGTGGTGCCGGATGGCCTCACGCGACCCTTGGCGACAGCAATAACCTGAAGCCCGGAATGTGGTGCATCGCCTCGGGGCACCCCGGCGGGTACGACCGTGGACGGGGCCCGGTAACCCGGGTGGGAAGGATATTGGCAGTCGAGAACGACAAGATCGTCACCGATTGTGCATTGATTGGAGGCGATAGTGGCGGCCCTCTCTTCGATATTGAAGGTCGTTTGATCGCAGTGCATAGCCGAATCGGAAACGACGTGGCGGACAATTTGCACATCCCAATCAACCACTACGACGTGAATTGGAAACGACTCGCCGCAGGAGAATCTTGGGGTTACCTTGATGGCTTCAAACCAATGCTCGGTGTCTCGGGAAACCAATCAACCGGAGTCGCCGAAGTGCTAAAGGTTGCGCCGGGATCGCCTGCCGATGATGCGGATATTCGCGTTGGCGATACCATCCAACGTTTTGGTGATGTGCCTATCACCGATTTCCACTCGCTGACCAAGGCGGTATCCGATACGATGCCGGGCGAACGAGTCGAAGTGTGGTTGCGTCGTAATAACCAAAGTCTTAGAAAAGTTGTTGAAATTGGTAGAGTGGAGTAACTGAATGCTGGAAAGAAGTAGCTTAAT is a genomic window containing:
- a CDS encoding MBL fold metallo-hydrolase, with the protein product MLTRKPIYPGVIELNFQAGEVLGCNVYLVYDQDEWLLIDIGYEETVEDFVEIIRLIDFPLSRCKTVVATHADVDHIQGLAKIKQILKTTATGHPNAVQPLRTGDTLVTLAEIKAQNLHLTMPPVEIEHEVNDGDILRVGKLELEVWHTPGHTNSQLAFRHGDLLLSGDNIYRDGCIGAIAAHHGSDIKAFIQSLERIRDSDVKWLAPSHGPIFAKDNDFLNRTIDRVRGYLQMADFGTLAESWPLMDQWDDEVAKGILPEGLAGS
- a CDS encoding NAD-dependent epimerase/dehydratase family protein produces the protein MPSKSETSLEPTHSEPSDFDSSVLIFGCGYLGQIYGRLATQTGGQVYATTRVTSRRRRLEEQGFQPVVADWTDRRSLKRLPKVGRVLVAVSYDSDCGMSRYDSQVGGFRNLLSVIDDNVNVCYISTTGVYHQTDGRWVDERSPTRPTRVGGKVHLEAESMLHRFRPNSAWTILRLAGIYGPDRVPRIASVVEGRPIASDKDGFLNLIHVHDAARAVHSTWENAKRRVYAVCDDQPMRRAEFYREIARQTHAPNPTFVPPSAESSRSQRSESNKRIWNRRLKNDLLNKLDYPTYREGLAQILAFESRI
- a CDS encoding S1C family serine protease, coding for MINDFIFYPFIKTFRKKGFRLSLSLYRTNKPSPPFAGTPLKGAHLNGGITRSICALFWILFILSAPNSKLAVGQDFPGNGSTAGTRVSLPAELEPLLAAGGVPQTLEQLRVLEKQQQRVANLAAKCTVSVQIGSAQGCGVIVSDSGYILTAAHVAMRPNKTAVIKLSDGRIVTATTRGLYRSVDAGLIKINEGQDGGAGWPHATLGDSNNLKPGMWCIASGHPGGYDRGRGPVTRVGRILAVENDKIVTDCALIGGDSGGPLFDIEGRLIAVHSRIGNDVADNLHIPINHYDVNWKRLAAGESWGYLDGFKPMLGVSGNQSTGVAEVLKVAPGSPADDADIRVGDTIQRFGDVPITDFHSLTKAVSDTMPGERVEVWLRRNNQSLRKVVEIGRVE